tgaattgtccgaggagacacatgtgctgaccaagcaagagattttattgggaaagggcacccaggcagagagcaggagggtaagggaacccaggagaactgctctgcctgaggttcacagtctcgggttttatgttgatgggattagtttctgggttgtctttagccagtcattctgactctgactcagagtccttcctggtggcgcacacattgctcagccaagatggatgccagtgggaaggattctgggaagtggttggacacgtggtgtctccttttggcctttcccgaactcttcctgttggtggtggcttattagttccgtgttccttagcAGGACCGCCTGTGGTAAGACAAATCATGCAAATGGTTATTagggtgcctggccagggtgggtggtttcagtcagtgtgcttcccctaacacaacCTTTCTAATGTAtttgatgtctgtgcttttttcaTACGGTCctgtaaaaaatatgtattttgtgtatgtatgtgtgtgtttagtcttTTGTTATATTCTTATTGTATTTGTTACTTTTTGAATTTAGCACTATATTTCTAAGCTCTGTCCATGTTGCTAGTCTATTGCTTCTGATTGTTGCATAGCATGCCTTGGTGCACATCCAGCACATTTTACCTATCCATTCTCCTGATGATGAACACTGTGGATATTTTATACATGATTCCCTGGACAAGGCCAGTGTTTCATCAATACCTAACATAGCAGTTCTCAACCCTTTCAGACTCAACAAACCTCCTTAAACAAAAAATAGAATGTCTCCTTTATTATTCTGAAATGAAATTCACAATTAATATAACCTACTGCAGTGGGCAGCCTCTCAGATGTTTGCCTCCTGCTAGTCACATCCTTGTGTAATCCCTTCTTCTTGAGTGTGGGCTGCACTTATCAACTTCTAGTGAATAGCATAGAAGAGATGGAATGTCATTTCCAAGGTTAGGTTAGGTTACCAAAAAACTGTGATCTTGGCTGTTCTTCCTGATTTTCTCCCTCACCTGCTCTAagagaagccagctgccatgttgtCAGCTACCCTAGGAAGTTGACATGGCAAGGAATGGAGGGAGGGCTCTGATGATACCCAGTGAGGAACTGAGGCCCTTACTCTGACAAACTGAAGTAAGTGAATCCTGCTGACAACAATGTGAGTGATTTTGGAAATGGGTCTTCCCTATCAATACTTCAGATCAGACTGAGGCCCAACCAACACCTTGACTGGCACATAAGGACCTTGAGCCACAGGCATCCATCTGAAttgcactcagatttcttttttttattttttttatttttttattagttggaggctaattacttcacaacatttcagtgggttttgtcatacattgatatgaatcagccatagatttacacgtattccccatcccgatcccccctcccacctccctctccacccgattcctctgggtcttcccagtgcaccaggcccgagcacttgtctcatgcatcccacctgggctggtgatctgtttcaccatagatagtatacatgctgttcttttgaaatatcccaccctcacattctcccacagagttcaaaagtctgttctgtatttctgtgtctctttttctgttttgcatatagggttatcgttaccatctttctaaattccatatatatgtgttagtatgctgtaatgttctttatctttctggcttacttcactctgtataaggggctccagtttcatccatctcattaggactggttcaaatgaattctttttaacagctgagtaatattccatggtgtatatgtaccacagcttccttatccattcatctgctgatgggcatctaggttgcttccatgtcctggctattataaacagtgcactcagatttctgacccacagaaactgtgtgaTAAATGTTCACTATTTCAAACCAAGTTTGGGGATAATTTGTTTCACAGTGATAACTAACCCAACTACCCACATAACTACAAAACTACAAAATGTAACATCCTCACTATaatataaaggtaaaataaagataGTAAATTATAATAATGTGTTTCAATAGggtttcccagctggctcagtggtaaagaatccacctatgaATGCAAAagatatgagttcgatccctgggttgggaagatctcctggaggaggaaatggctgcctgctccagtattcttgcctggaaaatcctatgaacagaggagcctggtgggctaaagtccacggggtcgtacagagtcggacacaactgagtaactaacactctCCCTCTTTTTCAGTGTCAGACCCCACTGATCAAGGGGTCAGTCCTACAAGAGTGCTCCTAAATTTAGATGCCAGTGGATAGTAGTAGGGCCCCAGGCTACCCACAACTTCTGTGTGACTTGGCTAAAAATCAGAGtcttccatgtcctcctcccccTTGGATTTGGTTATTTCCTAGAACAACTCACAAAATTCAGGGAAACACATTTGCCAGTTTATTAAAGGGTATCATAAAGGTCACAGATGAAGAGACACATGGGGCAAGGCCTGGGAGGGTCCTGAGCACAGAGCTTCTGCCTCCATGAAGTTGGGGGTGCATCACCCTCCAGGTAAGTGGTTGTGTTCCACAACCTGGCCACTCTCTGAACCTCCTACTACTGGAACTGTGATGCCTTGTAGAGGTATGATTAATTACTAATTCCATTTCTAGTTCCTATCCCCTCCTCTGGACAGGGCTAAcaattccaagcttctaatcatggcttggtttttctggtgaccagcccccgTCCAAGAGCCATCCAGGAGCCCACCCAGAGTtgcctcattagaacaaaagatgctcctaaTACTGTTATCACTTGGAAATTTACAAGGAATTCAgtagccctgtgtgtgtgtgtgtgttgagggacTGTAGAGTGGATGTCAAAGACCAGCTCTAGAAGAGAACTGTCCTAGtctcttctttgttgttgttcagttgctaagtcgtatccgactctttgtgaccctgtggactgcagtacactaAGCCTCCCTGTCTGCTCTTATCACCTAACAAATTACAAGCGTTTTAGGAGCTCTGGGCCAGGAAagcaggcagaggaaggaggaggtggtTTGGGCAGAGACCAATATATATACTTTCTACTATCTCACAGTTGCATTCCAGGAAAATTCAATGTACCTTAAAAGCATAGGAAAATGCTCTGTATTTATATGTTGACAAAGTTATGTTCCAGACCTAGCTAATTATGAGCAGATTTTTTATTCAGGGGGATGTTTAGCAGGACATTCAGAAATACTGTACTGTGAAGCATCCTTCCCTGCATGACATCATCTCTTGTATCCCTAACTTTAGCCCTCTAATGCCCATGGTTTTCCGAAGCACTGGTCTGtataaaaagaagaacaaacaaacccATAACAATTAAATTTTCAGTCTAAGGGAGATAACCCTCCCTTGAGAACTGGTGGAGAAGTACATATCCCCAATAAATCATATGTgcgctagttgctcagttgcgtccaactctttgcaaccccatggactgtagccttacaaagagccatgaaaagaatagaagtgaaaagcaggggagaaaaggaaagatatatccatttgaatgcagacttccaaaggatagcaaggagagataagaaggccatcctcagtgatcaatgcaaagaaatagaggaaaacagtggaatgggaaagatgagagatctcttcaagaaaattagagatatcaagggaacatttcacgcaaagatgggctcaataaaggacagaaatgggatagacctaacagaagcaaaagatattaagaagaggtggcaagaatacacagaagaactatacaaaaaagatcttcatgacccagataatcacgatggtgtgatcactcacctagagccagacatcctggaatgtgaagtcaagtgggccttaggaagcatcactacgaacaaagctagtggaggtgacggaattccagttgagctatttcaaatcctgaaagatgatgctgtgcaagtgttgcactcaatatgccagcaaatttggaaaactcagcagtggcctcaggactggaaaaggtcaattttcattccaatcactaagaaaggcaatgccaaagaatgctcaaactaccacgcaattgcactcctctcacacactagtaaagtaatgcccaaaattctccaagccaggcttcagcaatatgtgaagcGTGAAgatccagatattcaagctggttttagaaaaggcagaggaaccagagatcaaattgcatcgaaaaagcaggagaattgcagaaaaacatctatttctgctttattgactatgccaaagcctttgactgtgtggatcacaataaactgtggaaaattctgaaagagatgggcataccagaccacctgacctgcctcttgagaaacctgtatgcaggtcaggaagcaacagttagaactggacatggaccaacagactggttccaaataggaaaaggagtacatcaaggctgtatattgccaccttgcttatttaacttctatgcagaatacatcacgagaaacgctgggctggaagaagcacaagctggaatcaagattgccgggagaaatatcaataacctcagatatgcagatgacaccaccttatggcagaaagtgaagaagaactaaaaagcctcttgatgcaagtgaaagaggagagtgaaaatgttggctttaaagctcaacattcagaaaacgaagatcatggcatctggtcccatcacttcatgggaaatagatggggaaacagtggaaacagtgtcagactttatttttttgggctccaaaatcactgcagatggtgattgcagccatgaattaaaagatgcttactccttggaaggaaagttatgaccaaccgagacagaatattaaaaagcagagacattactttgtcaactaaggtccctctagtcaaggctatggtgtttccagtactCATGTGTGGATGTCaggattggactataaagaaaactgagcgcggaagaattgatgcttttgaactgtggtgttggtttagagtcccttggactgcaaggagatccaaccagtccatccttagggagatcagtcctgggtgttcattggaaggattgatgttgaagctgaaactccaatactttggccccctgatgcgaagggctgattcatttgaaaagaccctgatgctgggaaagattgagggcaggaggagaaggggacgacagaggatgagatggctggatggcatcaccgactcaatggacatgagtttgggtaaactccgggagttggtgatggacagggaggcctggcgcgctgtggttcatggggtcgcagagtgggacacgactgagtaactgaattgaactggactgcagccctccaggctcctttgtccttgggatttcccaggcaagaatactggaatggtttgccattccttctccaggggatcttccctacagacagatcagacccaggtctcccactcaaagcagattttttaccatctgagtcaccacgaAAACCCTGGCTATAAATCACAGTGGAACTCTAAGTtgttcaaattatttaaattcacCCCTGGCTAGTCCCTCAATGATCCAAAGTTTCGCAATACCGAATCAGGAAGCGGTGATCTGATACGCAGAAGCAAGTTCAAGGTGACAACGAGATACACGCCATCTAGCTCATCCCTGTTCTTTGCTAATATTTAATTCCTACTTTCCGAGACTTTATCCTTCTCGGTTCAGGTTTCACCGCTGGGCGGGACGCGCATGGTCCTCTTCCACAGGTGGGGTTACGCTAGGCCCCGCCCTGGCCCCGCCCATCACCGGAAATGAGGCAGCGGAAGTAGTAAAAAGCTCTCCGAGGGAGGCGGGAGCGCCGCGGAGGTTCCTGGCTGGTGGGATGGCAGATGAAGAAGAGGATCCCACCGTGAGTGACCGCCTCTGTTCCAACCCGCTTTTTTATTTACTACCTCGAGCAGAGTAGCGGAAGCACAGTGGAGAATTGGGTTTCTTTACCTAAGTGCTTCAGCCGAGAGAATCGGGCACTTCACCCCGGGCTAGCCTTTTTCTTCTGATTCATCCTTTTTAGTACGCAGGGCAGGAGGAGTAGTTGGCTCCCCGCCCTTTACTTTTGGGTCATATTTGCTAGATACCCTTTGAATCACCTAGAGAATCATCAGAGGGCAAAGCTAGTATTTGTTACGGCTCATTATGCAACAACAATTCAAGTGCAAAGAAAACTGTATACTTACTGTAAAGTAGTGGAAAAATAATGGACTCAAGTCACTAAGCAAGTtattgagcctcagttttcatgTCATAAAATAGGCTTAAGGTTTACTTGAGAAAAGTTCTTAGCACTGTGTAAGAAATGCTTAACAAATACTAGTTTTGCTTGCTTTCATTCAATATCAACTCTTTTAATAGTAAAACTATCTAGAAATAGGCcaacttagttaaaaaaaaaaaaaaaagaatgtatggtCGTTGGAACTCCCCCAGGAGAGACAGTTCGATTGTTAGAGGCATGGTAGAAACCAGTCCTGCCTGAGTCTGAAGTTGGGCGAGATAGTTTTAATGCCCCCAAAATGCTAAAGTTTCATTGTTTTTTGCTGCTTACTTTAGGCTTTCTGGCATGATACTGGTGttgaagatgtttaaaaaaatgttaattattaaaaTGTCAGAAGCAGtgtttgacatatgtatacatttaacTTCCAGTttgaggaagaaagtgaagaaattggAGGAGGTGCAGAAGGTGGACAGGGTAAAAGAAAGAGACTTTTTTCTAAAGAATGTAAGTAGTACTTGACAatgatttttaatagttttcttgcAGGGACGGTATTCTCAGACTTGCATATAAATTCTGTTTAACCTGTGATTCACAGATAGTAATGATCCTAACcccaatttatgtatttatatatgtgtgtgtatatatgggctcacacacacacattttaaaattttttaagtaaatacatGTGATCAGTGTTTCAATTCAGGTCTTAAGTAAGAACATACCTCCGTTACTTTACCTGTCTCTTACCTTTCATCAGTTGGAGCAGGGACTCCTTTGACTGTAAGCTGAAGGTTCTGTTGGATCCTGAACAGGTCTGTGGGTAGGAGTTAAGTTGGTGCTTTGAACTAAGGCAATGAAGAAGGCAGGAAGATGGTGAACAATGTGAGGCAGTCCAGTGGCATGGAGATCATGAGGTTTCCGGTCTATTCTCCTTCCTCAGTAGATAGGTTTGACCTTTTGTGGCAGTGGCAAGACGAGCTGCTTCTACTACTGATGATTCAGGCCAGCCCCTGAAAGGCACCATGAGAACATGCTCTCCATCTCCCAATCCTGGTCCTTTATTCATAGTTATGGCTGAGTGTAGATCAGGCAACACGTGGAACGCCTGGTTTACTTATGCCAGTTCTGACATAGCAGTTCCTTGAATGCTCTTGAAACTACAGAGTCagtagtttgttttttcttaagcCATTCAAATCCTTTCCTATATCTCAATTTCTTACGTAAAGTTGACCACTCATAATTCCATCTCTGATGTTATTTACTCTATTTGTATATGGTTTTACTTCTTATggagacttccctgtagctcaaatggtgaagaatctgcctgtgaggcaggagaccagggttcgatccctgggttgggaagttcctctggaggagggaatggcactccattccagtattcttgcctggagaattccatggacagagaagcctggcgggctacagtccttggggtcgcaaagagtcaacaggactgagtgactaacacagttaCTTCTTAGGTAGGCATAAGAGGATTACTACATCAGAGCATCGCAGAGTGATGCTTGCATACTTCTTACCAGAATCATTTTTCCACttggatttctttatttttatgatgaCAAGAATTTGGAATCTTCACAGCTGTTTCTTTGTCTTACATGAATTTTCACGTATCTTACTTGACCAAGATCTGTTCTCCTAGaccttctttgttttaaaaaaattttttgctaaTATAACACAAGATTTCAAAGCATTCATTTCTCTATTTGTTTATGTCTTTACAGACTCTTTAACCAAATACAGTTTACATACTTCCTATCTAataggtttttccttttccagtgaaGTATATGTCCCTACTGATGAATTCTCCCCGTCACAATGTGAATGACAGAGtattttcctcaaaatatttaagagaaaatattaaatttatagtgGAGGATCCAGTCCTGGCAGACATTACTTTAGTCAGGTGATCAAAGTTAGTATCACCAGTAATATATGTTGACATTAGGTACCCCTGATATGGTGCATTAAGAGGTCCATCATCACTGTGATTCCCTTTCTAGTAATGCATAACCACAacctaatcatgaggaaacatcagacaaaccgaAGCTGAAGGACACGCTACAAGATAACTGACCAGTATTCTTCAGAAGTGTCAAGGTTGTAAAAGACAAGGAAAGTTTGAGGAACTGATACAGAACAGAGGAAAACTAAGGAGACGCGACAACTAAATAGtgtgggatcctggaacagaaaaagtaCACTAGTGGAAAATCTGGTACAATCTGAGTAAGTTCTGTACTTGTACCagtgttaatttcttagttttgataaaCATCTTTGGTTGTGTGAGATGTTAACATAAGGGGAAACTGGATATAGGGATTCTGGAACTCCATGCTATTTATTTTTGCAGCCCTTCTTTAAGTCtgaaattatcttaaaaacaaatttttttttccagaatcccaaaaaagaagggagaaaatattgcctcttgtgtttgttttctcctttctgtaTCTGAACCTAAAGATTCTTGCCAGGATAAACCCTCCGGGGCACTTCTCTATCCCAGACTGGCTTCTCGGTcatccctttcttttttccttt
This portion of the Cervus canadensis isolate Bull #8, Minnesota chromosome 2, ASM1932006v1, whole genome shotgun sequence genome encodes:
- the TAF13 gene encoding transcription initiation factor TFIID subunit 13 isoform X2, which codes for MACKGQNELLEERREDAGFHRWAGRAWSSSTGGVTLGPALAPPITGNEAAEVVKSSPREAGAPRRFLAGGMADEEEDPTFEEESEEIGGGAEGGQGKRKRLFSKELMHNHNLIMRKHQTNRS